In a genomic window of Nitrospirota bacterium:
- the secY gene encoding preprotein translocase subunit SecY produces MGVIGSFQNIFKIAELKSRVLFTLALLAVYRIGAHIPTPGINGEELSKFLSEKGGAIMSFFDMFSGGALSRVTIFALGIMPYISASIIFQLLTVVIPAIGKLAKEGEAGRKKIVKYTRYGTVVISAIQSFGISVGLEGMAEGAFIQSPGWSFRLMTMITLTSGTAFIMWLGEQITERGIGNGISLIIFAGIVASIPNALISTVRLVRAGELSLFFLLFVIAMMVAVVGIIIYIERGQRKVPVQYAKRVVGRKVYGGQSTHLPLKINTSGVIPPIFASSIIMFPATIAGFITVPWVQAVARQLSPGTVFYTALYVGMIFFFAYFYTAVVFNPVDVADNLKKYGGFIPGIRPGQKTSEYIYKVLTRLTFVGAIYLAVVCILPEIMIRRFGVPFYFGGTSLLIVVGVALDTISQIESHLVTRSYEGFLRKGRVRGRR; encoded by the coding sequence TTGGGAGTAATCGGAAGCTTTCAGAATATCTTTAAGATTGCAGAGCTTAAAAGCAGAGTGCTTTTTACATTAGCCCTTCTTGCAGTGTACAGGATTGGCGCCCATATTCCCACCCCGGGAATAAACGGCGAGGAGCTAAGCAAGTTCCTCTCTGAAAAGGGTGGGGCAATCATGAGCTTTTTCGATATGTTCTCAGGTGGTGCGCTTTCGAGGGTCACGATTTTTGCACTTGGTATAATGCCCTACATAAGTGCATCTATCATATTTCAGCTTCTTACGGTCGTCATACCTGCAATAGGCAAGCTTGCAAAAGAGGGCGAGGCAGGAAGAAAAAAGATTGTTAAATATACGAGATACGGGACAGTTGTAATCAGTGCAATACAGTCCTTTGGAATATCGGTTGGACTTGAGGGAATGGCAGAGGGCGCATTCATACAGAGCCCGGGATGGAGCTTCAGGCTCATGACTATGATTACCCTTACATCAGGCACTGCATTTATCATGTGGCTTGGAGAGCAGATAACCGAAAGGGGCATTGGAAACGGTATCTCCCTTATAATCTTTGCAGGCATAGTGGCAAGCATCCCTAATGCACTTATAAGCACAGTAAGGCTTGTGAGGGCAGGTGAGCTTTCGCTTTTCTTTTTGCTTTTTGTCATTGCCATGATGGTTGCGGTTGTCGGCATCATAATATATATAGAGAGAGGTCAGAGAAAGGTACCAGTTCAGTATGCAAAGAGGGTTGTAGGCAGAAAGGTCTACGGAGGTCAATCAACGCACCTGCCCCTTAAGATAAACACCTCAGGGGTCATACCTCCGATATTTGCCTCCTCCATAATAATGTTCCCTGCAACTATTGCAGGCTTCATAACAGTGCCATGGGTTCAGGCAGTTGCAAGACAGCTCTCCCCAGGCACGGTGTTTTATACGGCACTTTATGTAGGCATGATATTTTTCTTTGCTTATTTTTATACCGCAGTTGTGTTTAACCCTGTGGATGTAGCGGATAACCTTAAAAAGTACGGTGGGTTCATCCCTGGCATCAGGCCCGGACAGAAGACATCGGAGTATATATACAAGGTGCTTACGAGACTGACATTCGTAGGTGCGATATACCTTGCAGTGGTATGCATTCTGCCTGAGATAATGATAAGGAGATTCGGGGTGCCATTTTACTTTGGAGGCACATCCCTTCTCATAGTGGTGGGTGTGGCATTAGATACGATATCTCAGATAGAGTCTCACCTCGTTACTCGCTCTTACGAGGGCTTCCTGAGAAAAGGAAGGGTAAGGGGAAGAAGATAG
- a CDS encoding PaaI family thioesterase, with product MSRLLDNGYCFACGSKNTEGLKLSFTSHGSSVTSVFVLEKRHQGYKDVVHGGIICTILDEAMVKAGIEAGASPVTVELTVRFKESLGIGEKAVVEAEVDRADSGGRKLISAKASLRRLSDNKLLAVASSKLLNMT from the coding sequence ATGAGCAGACTTCTGGATAATGGCTATTGCTTTGCCTGTGGCAGTAAAAACACAGAAGGGCTTAAACTGTCTTTTACATCTCATGGCAGTTCCGTTACTTCGGTATTTGTTCTGGAAAAGAGGCATCAGGGCTATAAGGATGTTGTTCATGGAGGGATAATCTGCACGATATTAGATGAGGCTATGGTAAAGGCTGGCATTGAGGCAGGTGCTTCACCTGTAACTGTAGAGCTTACTGTCAGGTTTAAGGAATCCCTCGGGATTGGCGAAAAGGCAGTTGTTGAGGCAGAGGTAGACAGGGCAGATTCAGGAGGAAGAAAGCTCATTAGCGCAAAAGCCTCCCTCAGAAGGCTCTCTGACAATAAGCTCCTTGCAGTTGCAAGTTCAAAGCTCCTTAATATGACATGA
- the rpsM gene encoding 30S ribosomal protein S13 — translation MARIAGVDLPKNERVEIGLTRIYGIGKSLSQKILSETGINPNIRVKDLKDGDIVKIRSIIERDFAVEGDLRRSVSMSIKRLIDTGSYRGVRHRLGLPVRGQRTKTNARTRKGPRKAVIAKKKEA, via the coding sequence ATGGCAAGAATAGCAGGCGTTGACCTTCCAAAGAACGAACGGGTCGAGATTGGACTTACGAGGATTTACGGTATAGGTAAATCTCTGTCTCAGAAGATACTTTCGGAAACAGGTATAAACCCAAATATCAGGGTCAAAGACCTCAAGGACGGAGATATAGTTAAGATAAGGAGCATTATAGAGAGGGATTTCGCAGTTGAGGGCGACCTCAGACGAAGTGTTTCGATGAGCATAAAGAGACTTATAGATACAGGCAGTTACAGGGGGGTAAGGCACCGCCTGGGCTTGCCAGTGAGGGGGCAGAGGACAAAGACCAATGCCAGAACAAGAAAAGGGCCAAGGAAAGCGGTTATCGCTAAGAAAAAGGAGGCATGA
- a CDS encoding DNA-directed RNA polymerase subunit alpha, protein MDLKKKGFQLPDKIRFEEETLTDTYGKLIAEPMEKGFGTTIGNSLRRVLLSSIQGAAVIGVKIKGVLHELSSISNVKEDAIDIILNIEKLRFRMSGNGKKKTALISVKGPKKVTGSDLQVDADVEVLNPQHLIATVDKGGSFEAELYIVNGKGYVPAELNKEAGLPVGVITVDSIFSPVTRVNFWVEKARVGRATDYDRLVMEIWTDSSITPKRAVSEAASVMSKHIDYFILEEEPGNIDVEPAQYYTVQDEPVFNENLLRTVEELELSVRAQNCLKNASIKTIADLVQKTEYDMLRTKNFGRKSLNEIKEILEDMGLRFGMRVDLNAIKGHGGKNAP, encoded by the coding sequence ATGGATTTAAAGAAAAAGGGTTTTCAGCTTCCAGATAAAATAAGGTTCGAAGAAGAGACCCTGACAGATACATACGGGAAACTGATTGCAGAGCCTATGGAAAAGGGCTTCGGGACCACTATTGGAAACTCATTAAGAAGGGTTCTTCTTTCTTCGATACAAGGAGCCGCGGTTATAGGAGTGAAGATAAAAGGGGTTTTGCATGAGCTCTCCAGTATAAGCAATGTAAAAGAGGACGCCATCGATATAATACTTAATATAGAGAAGCTCAGGTTCCGAATGAGCGGAAACGGAAAGAAAAAAACAGCACTCATTAGCGTGAAGGGCCCAAAAAAGGTAACAGGCAGTGACCTTCAGGTCGATGCTGATGTCGAGGTGCTTAACCCCCAGCATCTTATTGCCACAGTTGACAAGGGAGGTTCCTTTGAGGCAGAGCTTTACATTGTAAATGGCAAGGGCTATGTGCCTGCAGAGCTTAATAAAGAGGCAGGACTGCCAGTGGGTGTCATTACAGTGGACTCTATATTCAGCCCTGTAACGAGGGTTAATTTCTGGGTCGAAAAGGCAAGGGTTGGAAGGGCAACGGATTATGACAGGCTTGTCATGGAGATATGGACCGATAGCTCGATAACCCCTAAAAGGGCTGTCTCAGAGGCCGCAAGTGTTATGTCAAAGCATATAGATTACTTTATCCTCGAGGAAGAACCGGGTAATATCGATGTCGAGCCTGCACAATATTATACTGTGCAGGATGAGCCTGTGTTTAACGAAAACCTTTTAAGAACCGTTGAGGAGCTTGAGCTTTCTGTGAGGGCGCAGAACTGCCTTAAAAACGCAAGCATAAAGACCATTGCGGACCTTGTGCAAAAAACAGAGTACGATATGCTGAGGACAAAAAACTTTGGCAGAAAATCCCTTAACGAGATAAAAGAAATACTTGAGGATATGGGTCTTAGATTTGGCATGCGTGTGGATCTCAATGCCATTAAAGGGCATGGGGGCAAAAATGCGCCATAA
- a CDS encoding 50S ribosomal protein L18, translating to MQQLGRKKRHQRIRKSISGNTQRPRLSVYRSLNHMYAQIIDDTTGRTLVSASSLDKDLKDYKGHKGNTKMASMVGSLIGKKAQSVGIKKVVFDRGGYLYHGRIKALADAARETGLEF from the coding sequence ATGCAACAATTAGGAAGAAAAAAGAGACATCAAAGGATAAGGAAAAGTATTTCGGGCAACACTCAAAGGCCAAGGCTTTCTGTTTACAGGTCTCTTAATCACATGTATGCCCAGATAATAGACGATACTACTGGCAGGACCCTCGTATCTGCCTCAAGCCTCGACAAAGACCTGAAGGACTACAAAGGACACAAGGGTAATACGAAGATGGCATCCATGGTGGGCAGTCTTATAGGCAAGAAGGCACAATCGGTAGGCATAAAAAAAGTGGTCTTTGACAGAGGCGGGTATCTTTATCACGGAAGGATTAAGGCACTGGCTGATGCCGCAAGAGAAACAGGATTGGAGTTTTAG
- a CDS encoding cyclic nucleotide-binding domain-containing protein has protein sequence MGIFKKKVEGSEKLWETYFSTLKKQEWQKALQAIQSLKEAEPKNPNVFLKIGDLLQRTGQNKEAITAYHNAAWLLFNQGFQQKALAIYKIILKLDPYDEDALNKSKELLLELESSRLSPTVFTQEQVEMPSAITIEPVLTEEQVPAGSEFQEQAITSPLEEKVSWEIETGRYDEEKPAEKKTMPVPYLFSSFSKEQFQRIIEMAETSVYEDGHTVVEEGDTGDSIYIIKDGSAKVVAHILGKTIELAQLKEGDVFGEVAFLTGRPRTASVIAQGRLGVIEINRLLLEDVIEKNPKILDTLQDFYHSRVQETIKKVKEK, from the coding sequence ATGGGGATTTTTAAGAAAAAAGTGGAAGGTTCGGAGAAACTCTGGGAGACATATTTTAGTACCCTGAAAAAACAGGAATGGCAGAAGGCACTTCAGGCAATTCAGAGCCTTAAAGAGGCAGAGCCAAAAAATCCAAATGTCTTCCTAAAGATAGGAGACCTCCTTCAAAGAACAGGACAGAACAAAGAGGCGATTACTGCCTATCACAATGCCGCATGGCTTCTTTTTAACCAGGGCTTCCAGCAGAAGGCACTTGCTATCTATAAGATAATATTAAAGCTTGACCCTTATGACGAAGATGCATTGAATAAATCAAAAGAGCTTCTTTTAGAGCTTGAATCATCGAGATTATCCCCTACGGTTTTCACTCAAGAACAAGTAGAGATGCCTTCTGCTATTACCATAGAGCCTGTCTTAACCGAAGAGCAGGTCCCTGCAGGTTCCGAATTCCAAGAGCAGGCGATAACATCTCCTCTGGAAGAAAAGGTATCATGGGAGATAGAAACAGGCAGGTATGATGAGGAAAAACCTGCTGAGAAAAAAACCATGCCTGTGCCTTATTTATTCTCAAGTTTTTCAAAAGAGCAATTTCAAAGAATAATAGAGATGGCTGAAACCTCTGTATATGAGGACGGTCATACCGTAGTGGAAGAAGGAGACACAGGAGACTCTATATATATCATAAAGGACGGAAGTGCAAAGGTTGTAGCACATATCTTAGGAAAGACTATCGAGCTTGCTCAACTCAAGGAAGGCGATGTCTTCGGAGAGGTTGCCTTTCTTACAGGAAGACCAAGAACAGCTTCTGTGATAGCTCAGGGCAGGCTCGGGGTCATCGAGATTAATCGGCTTCTTCTTGAAGATGTAATAGAGAAAAACCCGAAAATCCTCGATACCCTTCAGGACTTCTATCACTCAAGGGTTCAGGAGACTATAAAAAAGGTCAAGGAGAAATAG
- the map gene encoding type I methionyl aminopeptidase, translating to MILIKSEEEIKMIRESCQIVAEVLQALKGFVSEGVTTKDIEGVAEDAIIKRGGIPAFKGYRGYPSNVCTSVNDQIVHGIPSGLKLKKGDVVSIDLGVNYKGFFGDAAITLPVGEVSELAKRLLSVTETALYIGISKAEAGRRTSDISNAIQEYVESNGFSVVRAFTGHGIGKFLHEEPQIPNFGPPGKGPKLKEGMTLALEPMVNAGSYEVNILDDGWTAVTKDGSLSAHFEHTIVITKDGAKVLTKSN from the coding sequence GTGATATTGATAAAATCAGAGGAAGAGATAAAGATGATAAGGGAGTCATGCCAGATTGTAGCAGAGGTGCTTCAGGCTCTAAAGGGCTTTGTTTCCGAAGGTGTGACGACAAAAGACATAGAAGGGGTTGCAGAGGATGCAATCATAAAGAGGGGCGGAATACCTGCTTTTAAAGGCTACAGGGGGTATCCGTCAAACGTTTGCACATCGGTCAACGACCAGATAGTTCACGGCATACCATCTGGGTTAAAGCTAAAGAAAGGAGATGTCGTCTCCATAGACTTAGGGGTTAATTATAAGGGCTTTTTCGGAGATGCCGCAATTACCCTTCCAGTGGGAGAGGTAAGCGAACTTGCAAAAAGACTTCTCTCTGTGACCGAGACTGCCCTTTACATAGGAATCTCAAAGGCTGAGGCAGGCAGAAGGACATCCGATATATCCAATGCAATACAGGAATATGTCGAATCCAATGGGTTTTCCGTTGTCAGAGCATTTACAGGACACGGCATAGGCAAGTTCCTTCACGAGGAGCCCCAGATACCAAATTTCGGGCCTCCCGGCAAGGGGCCAAAACTGAAAGAAGGCATGACCTTAGCCCTCGAGCCAATGGTCAATGCAGGCAGTTATGAGGTCAATATCCTCGATGACGGATGGACCGCCGTTACAAAAGACGGCAGTCTTTCGGCACACTTCGAACATACAATCGTTATAACTAAGGACGGGGCAAAGGTCTTGACTAAAAGTAATTAA
- the rpsE gene encoding 30S ribosomal protein S5: MVGKIDPEGLTLKDKVVFINRVAKVVKGGRRFSFSALVVVGDGSGIVGMGKGKASEVPEAIRKAVEQAKKSLLKFPLKDGTIPHRVVGRFGSGSVIMNPAHKGTGLIAGGAVRSILEVGGIQDIVAKSLGGHNPNNTVRATLDALGKLRDPESLVRLKGKVEEVEQE, from the coding sequence GTGGTGGGAAAGATTGACCCGGAGGGCTTAACCCTGAAGGACAAGGTTGTATTCATAAACAGGGTTGCCAAGGTTGTAAAAGGCGGAAGGAGGTTTTCCTTTAGCGCCCTCGTTGTAGTTGGCGATGGCAGTGGCATAGTTGGCATGGGAAAGGGCAAGGCATCGGAAGTTCCCGAGGCTATAAGAAAGGCAGTAGAGCAGGCAAAAAAGTCTCTACTTAAATTTCCCCTTAAGGATGGAACGATACCCCACAGGGTAGTCGGAAGGTTTGGCTCAGGCTCTGTCATAATGAACCCTGCCCATAAAGGGACTGGGCTTATTGCAGGTGGTGCGGTTAGGTCAATACTTGAGGTTGGCGGAATTCAGGATATAGTGGCAAAGTCCTTAGGCGGACATAACCCTAATAACACAGTCAGGGCAACACTGGATGCCCTCGGTAAGCTAAGGGACCCTGAATCTTTAGTCAGGCTCAAAGGTAAAGTAGAGGAAGTAGAGCAGGAATAA
- the rho gene encoding transcription termination factor Rho, with protein sequence MSISELKEKTIDELAKVAKELNVEGASGLKKQDLIFAILQAQVEKAGNVFGSGVLEILPDGFGFLRSPDYSYLPGPDDIYISPSQIRRFNLRTGDLITGQIRPPKENERYFALLKVEAVNHGSPEEGVSRHFFDNLVPYYPTEKIKLEYEPADYSTRVMELITPIGKGQRGMIVAAPRTGKTMLLQSIAKGIKKNQKEIHLIILLIDERPEEVTDWKRQVSTAEIISSTFDEPPQRHCQVSEMVIERAKRLVESQRDVVILLDSITRLARAYNSVMPASGKVLSGGLDANALQRPKRFFGTARNIETGGSLTIIATALVDTGSRMDDVIFEEFKGTGNMELHLDRKLVDKRVFPSIDINASGTRKEELLVDKDALNKMWILRKVLTPLSTVESMEFLLGKLMGTKSNKEFLELMNK encoded by the coding sequence ATATCAATCTCCGAGCTAAAGGAAAAGACCATAGATGAGCTTGCGAAGGTTGCAAAAGAGCTTAATGTCGAGGGCGCCTCGGGACTAAAAAAGCAGGACCTTATTTTTGCAATTCTTCAGGCACAGGTAGAAAAAGCAGGCAATGTCTTTGGCTCGGGTGTCTTAGAGATTCTTCCAGATGGATTTGGCTTTCTCAGGTCCCCTGACTATAGCTACCTTCCGGGTCCAGACGACATATATATCTCGCCTTCTCAGATAAGAAGGTTTAATCTAAGAACTGGTGACCTTATCACAGGACAGATAAGGCCCCCAAAGGAAAACGAAAGATATTTTGCGCTTCTTAAGGTTGAGGCAGTAAACCATGGTTCGCCAGAGGAGGGCGTAAGCAGACACTTCTTTGACAATCTCGTTCCCTATTATCCGACTGAAAAGATAAAGCTCGAATACGAGCCTGCGGATTACTCAACGAGGGTGATGGAGCTTATAACGCCAATCGGAAAGGGCCAGAGGGGAATGATTGTAGCCGCACCAAGAACTGGAAAGACCATGCTCCTTCAGTCCATAGCAAAGGGCATAAAGAAAAACCAAAAGGAGATACATCTCATAATACTTCTCATAGACGAAAGGCCCGAGGAGGTTACCGACTGGAAAAGACAGGTCTCTACGGCAGAGATAATAAGCTCGACATTCGATGAGCCACCCCAGAGGCACTGTCAGGTATCGGAGATGGTCATAGAAAGGGCAAAGAGGCTTGTGGAGAGCCAGCGGGATGTCGTCATATTACTTGACAGCATAACGAGGCTCGCAAGGGCTTATAATTCAGTGATGCCTGCAAGTGGAAAGGTTCTTTCAGGAGGCTTGGATGCAAATGCCCTTCAGAGGCCAAAAAGATTCTTTGGAACCGCAAGAAACATAGAGACAGGCGGAAGCCTCACCATCATAGCCACCGCACTCGTCGATACAGGCTCAAGAATGGATGATGTCATATTCGAGGAATTCAAAGGCACAGGCAATATGGAGCTTCATTTAGACAGAAAGCTCGTGGACAAGAGGGTGTTTCCGAGCATTGACATTAATGCCTCGGGCACGAGAAAGGAAGAGCTCTTAGTTGACAAGGATGCCCTTAACAAGATGTGGATACTGAGGAAGGTCCTAACCCCGCTTAGCACAGTGGAAAGCATGGAGTTTCTCCTCGGAAAACTGATGGGCACAAAGAGCAATAAGGAATTCCTCGAGTTGATGAATAAATAA
- the rplF gene encoding 50S ribosomal protein L6, whose translation MSRIGKKPVEIPSGVDVAISQDTIEVKGPKGELKWVFPGRMKVKTAGRHIEVERSDDSKVDRALHGLTRSLISNMVTGVTEGYQKVLEITGVGYKAQVQGNKLLLSLGYSHPVEFEVPEGIKASVDQKQVQITLSGIDKYKIGQIAANIMALRPPDAYKGKGIRYKGQRIKLKAGKAGKTKGAVA comes from the coding sequence ATGTCAAGAATCGGTAAAAAACCTGTAGAGATTCCAAGTGGTGTTGATGTAGCCATCAGTCAAGACACCATAGAGGTAAAAGGACCTAAGGGAGAGCTAAAATGGGTCTTCCCTGGCAGGATGAAGGTAAAAACTGCTGGCAGGCACATCGAGGTTGAGCGCTCTGATGACTCAAAGGTTGACAGGGCACTTCATGGCCTCACAAGAAGTCTTATTTCCAACATGGTGACAGGTGTTACAGAAGGCTATCAGAAGGTGCTTGAGATTACAGGTGTTGGGTATAAGGCTCAGGTTCAGGGCAACAAGCTCCTTTTGAGCTTAGGATATTCGCATCCTGTGGAATTCGAGGTTCCAGAGGGCATTAAGGCATCTGTTGACCAAAAGCAAGTGCAGATAACCCTTAGTGGAATTGACAAGTATAAGATTGGTCAGATAGCCGCAAATATAATGGCATTAAGACCCCCTGATGCTTATAAGGGAAAGGGGATAAGGTATAAAGGACAGAGGATTAAGCTCAAGGCAGGCAAGGCAGGAAAGACAAAAGGGGCGGTGGCATAA
- the rpsH gene encoding 30S ribosomal protein S8, which produces MLTDPISDMLLRIRNALMIKADKVDMPASKMKLDIAKILKEEGFIRAYKVQKDKKQGVLRLNLKYTEGKSVITGLKRISKPGRRVYVGKDKIPSVMAGVGISILTTPNGVMSNKSCRRASVGGEVICHVW; this is translated from the coding sequence ATGCTGACTGACCCTATTTCGGATATGCTTTTGAGGATTAGAAATGCCCTGATGATTAAGGCTGACAAGGTAGATATGCCTGCTTCAAAAATGAAGCTCGATATAGCAAAAATCCTAAAAGAAGAAGGCTTTATCAGGGCATATAAGGTGCAGAAGGACAAAAAACAGGGTGTCTTAAGGCTTAACCTGAAATACACTGAAGGCAAAAGCGTCATAACCGGGCTAAAAAGAATAAGCAAGCCTGGCAGAAGGGTTTATGTTGGAAAAGACAAGATACCTTCTGTTATGGCAGGCGTTGGAATCTCCATACTGACAACGCCAAATGGAGTTATGAGCAATAAGTCCTGTAGGAGAGCCAGTGTAGGCGGTGAAGTGATATGCCATGTCTGGTAA
- the rpmJ gene encoding 50S ribosomal protein L36, translating to MKVRSSVKPVCVKCKVVKRKGVVRVLCENPRHKQRQG from the coding sequence ATGAAGGTTCGTTCTTCTGTCAAACCTGTTTGCGTTAAATGTAAGGTTGTAAAGAGAAAAGGTGTTGTAAGGGTTCTTTGCGAAAACCCTCGTCATAAGCAGAGGCAGGGATAA
- the rplO gene encoding 50S ribosomal protein L15, which translates to MRIEELKPAPKKNHNPKRVGRGQGSGHGKTSTRGHKGQKARSGGGVRVGFEGGQMPLQRRLPKRGFTNPFRKDFLTLNIKDIADLNLDTIEPQVLIEKGIIKSVKDGIKILGEGEIKRAVNVRANAFSKTATQKIKSAGGTVEVI; encoded by the coding sequence ATGAGAATCGAAGAATTGAAACCCGCCCCTAAAAAAAATCACAACCCAAAGAGGGTAGGCAGGGGACAGGGCTCAGGACATGGCAAGACTTCAACCAGAGGACATAAGGGACAGAAGGCACGCTCAGGAGGAGGCGTAAGAGTCGGCTTTGAGGGCGGACAGATGCCCCTTCAAAGAAGACTGCCAAAAAGAGGTTTTACAAACCCCTTTAGAAAAGACTTCCTAACGCTGAACATTAAGGACATAGCAGACCTCAATCTCGACACTATAGAGCCACAGGTGCTTATCGAGAAAGGAATTATAAAGTCGGTCAAAGACGGTATTAAGATACTCGGAGAAGGAGAGATTAAAAGGGCAGTCAATGTAAGGGCAAATGCATTCAGCAAAACTGCCACCCAAAAGATAAAGTCAGCAGGCGGCACCGTAGAGGTGATTTGA
- the rplQ gene encoding 50S ribosomal protein L17, whose product MRHKVAGRLFGRTANQRKALLRGLLHSLIQHQKIETTLAKAKEIRKIAEKVISMGIKGDLHSKRLALSYVPDRAVMSKLFAEIAPRFSGRNGGYLRIVKTRTRVNDRAQMAVLEFIDYEPPKKAEKKKTVEKPPIDK is encoded by the coding sequence ATGCGCCATAAAGTGGCTGGCAGACTCTTTGGAAGAACCGCAAACCAGAGAAAGGCACTTCTTAGGGGGCTTCTGCACTCCCTCATCCAGCACCAGAAAATAGAGACAACTTTAGCGAAGGCAAAAGAGATAAGAAAAATAGCAGAGAAAGTGATTTCCATGGGCATAAAAGGAGACCTTCATTCAAAGCGACTTGCCTTGAGCTATGTGCCTGACAGGGCAGTCATGTCAAAGCTCTTTGCCGAAATAGCACCGCGATTTTCAGGAAGAAACGGAGGTTACCTGAGAATAGTGAAAACCAGAACGAGGGTTAATGACAGGGCACAAATGGCTGTCTTAGAGTTTATCGACTATGAGCCTCCCAAAAAGGCGGAAAAGAAAAAGACAGTAGAAAAGCCCCCCATTGACAAATAG
- the infA gene encoding translation initiation factor IF-1 yields the protein MPKEENIEVQGTIVETLPNAMFKVELEGGQVILAYISGKMRMHFIKILPGDKVTVELSPYDLTKGRITYRFK from the coding sequence ATGCCAAAAGAAGAAAACATAGAGGTTCAGGGCACGATTGTAGAGACACTGCCCAATGCTATGTTCAAGGTCGAGCTTGAAGGCGGACAGGTGATATTGGCATACATATCGGGAAAGATGAGGATGCATTTTATAAAGATACTGCCTGGAGATAAGGTCACTGTGGAGCTTTCCCCTTATGACCTGACTAAAGGAAGAATAACATACAGGTTTAAATAA
- the rpsD gene encoding 30S ribosomal protein S4: MARYTDALCRICRREGEKLFLKGNRCFTDKCAIERRKYPPGQHGQRRGKLSDYGVQLRTKQLVRASYGMLERQFRRYFRDAEKQKGATGEVLLQFLERRLDNVVYRLGFASNRRQARQLIGHRFFSVNGKAVNIPSYLVSEGDVIEVREKARQMQLLADNLASAQQRGLPEWLELEIDNMRGRIRHIPSRDEIQLPVQEQLIVELYSK; the protein is encoded by the coding sequence ATGGCAAGATACACGGATGCTTTATGTAGGATTTGTAGGAGGGAAGGCGAAAAACTTTTCCTCAAAGGCAACAGATGCTTTACCGATAAATGTGCCATAGAGAGAAGGAAATATCCTCCTGGACAGCATGGCCAAAGAAGAGGAAAACTCTCTGACTATGGGGTTCAGCTTAGAACTAAACAACTCGTAAGGGCATCTTACGGAATGCTCGAAAGACAGTTCAGGAGATATTTTAGGGATGCCGAAAAACAGAAGGGAGCAACTGGAGAGGTCCTTTTACAGTTCCTCGAAAGAAGGCTCGATAATGTCGTTTACAGGCTGGGCTTTGCATCCAACAGAAGACAGGCAAGACAGCTTATAGGGCACAGGTTTTTCTCTGTTAATGGAAAGGCAGTGAATATACCATCGTATCTTGTCTCGGAGGGCGATGTCATAGAGGTAAGGGAAAAGGCAAGGCAAATGCAGTTGCTTGCGGATAACCTTGCCTCGGCTCAGCAAAGAGGACTTCCGGAATGGCTTGAGCTTGAAATCGACAATATGAGAGGCAGGATTCGGCATATTCCATCAAGGGACGAGATACAACTGCCTGTTCAGGAACAGCTCATAGTGGAGCTTTATTCAAAATAA
- the rpsK gene encoding 30S ribosomal protein S11: MAQRKRSGKKEKKHLSVGAAHIQASFNNTIVTITDPNGNVVAWASAGALGFKGSRKGTLYAAQLTADSVAKKAQEFGMKQIDVYVKGPGAGRESAIRALQAAGLEVNLIKDVTSVPHNGCKPSKRRRV; encoded by the coding sequence ATGGCTCAAAGGAAAAGGTCAGGTAAAAAAGAGAAAAAACATTTATCCGTAGGTGCCGCACACATTCAGGCAAGCTTCAATAATACTATTGTTACGATAACCGACCCTAATGGAAATGTTGTTGCGTGGGCATCGGCAGGCGCGCTGGGCTTTAAGGGCTCAAGAAAAGGCACGCTCTATGCCGCACAGCTTACAGCAGACTCGGTGGCTAAGAAGGCTCAGGAGTTTGGCATGAAGCAGATAGATGTATATGTAAAAGGTCCTGGGGCAGGACGGGAATCCGCTATCAGGGCACTTCAAGCCGCTGGGTTAGAGGTTAACCTTATAAAGGATGTTACATCCGTGCCTCATAATGGGTGTAAGCCATCCAAAAGAAGAAGAGTCTAA